From the genome of Labrus bergylta chromosome 4, fLabBer1.1, whole genome shotgun sequence, one region includes:
- the ranbp9 gene encoding ran-binding protein 9 isoform X1 — MSGQSSGCGFLMSVVVHGDSTLNEQEKELNQRLRRLYPAANETEAPLPRSWSPKDKFSYIGLSQNNLRVHYKGHGKTPKDAASVRATHPIPAACGVYYFEVKIISKGRDGYMGIGLSAQGVNMNRLPGWDKHSYGYHGDDGHSFCSSGTGQPYGPTFTTGDVIGCCVNLINNTCFYTKNGHSLGIAFTDLPPNLYPTVGLQTPGEVVDANFGQHPFVFDIEDYMREWRTKIQAQIDRFPIGEREGEWQSMIQKMVASYLVHHSYCATAEAFAKSTDQAVHEELASIKNRQKIQKLVLSGRMGEAIETTQQLYPNLLERNPDLLFMLKVRQFIEMVNGTDSEVRCLGGRSPKSQDSYPGSPRPFSSPSHKASSSQPYLPGFDSNCCNGVTSNKSHSSSPHSHKPCPPSSGSTLPASDISLNGSRSQQPITSSDVDMEVDHFTNGVTESSSNGFLNGSSKHATEPEDCDADMEVESAQSKRQLCGGSQAAIERMIHFGRELQSMSEHLRRECGKNSANKKMLKDAFSLLAYSDPWNSPVGYQLDAIQREPVCSTLNSAILETHNLPKQPPLAQAVGQAAQCLAIMARTGSGSCAFASVDDYLH, encoded by the exons ATGTCAGGTCAGTCGTCAGGCTGCGGGTTTCTGATGTCGGTCGTCGTACACGGAGACTCGACTCTGAACGAGCAGGAGAAGGAGCTGAACCAGCGGCTGCGGAGACTCTACCCTGCCGCTAACGAGACCGAGGCTCCGCTGCCCCGCTCCTGGAGCCCGAAGGACAAGTTCAGCTACATCGGACTGTCCCAGAACAATCTCCGGGTTCACTATAAAG GTCATGGCAAAACTCCTAAAGATGCAGCCTCTGTACGGGCCACCCACCCCATCCCAGCAGCCTGCGGGGTCTACTACTTCGAGGTGAAGATCATCAGCAAAGGCCGAGATGG gtACATGGGCATCGGCCTCTCAGCTCAGGGTGTAAACATGAACAGACTCCCTG GTTGGGACAAGCACTCATACGGTTACCACGGAGACGACGGCCACTCCTTCTGCTCATCTGGCACCGGGCAACCCTACGGACCCACGTTTACAACGGGCGACGTGATTGGCTGCTGCGTTAACCTCATCAACAACACCTGCTTCTACACAAAGAACGGCCACAGCTTAG gTATCGCCTTCACAGACCTCCCA cctaACTTGTACCCGACGGTGGGCCTCCAGACTCCAGGGGAGGTGGTGGATGCAAACTTCGGCCAGCACCCCTTCGTGTTTGACATCGAGGACTACATGCGCGAGTGGAGGACGAAGATCCAGGCGCAGATCGACCGCTTCCCCATCGGAGAGCGCGAGGGCGAGTGGCAGTCCATGATCCAGAA GATGGTGGCTTCCTACCTGGTGCATCATAGCTATTGCGCCACGGCCGAAGCCTTCGCCAAATCCACAGACCAGGCCGTGCACGAGGAGCTGGCCTCcatcaaaaacagacaga AGATCCAGAAGCTGGTGTTGTCGGGCAGAATGGGCGAGGCCATCGAGACCACCCAGCAGCTGTACCCCAACCTCCTGGAGAGGAACCCTGACCTCCTCTTCATGCTCAA GGTGAGACAGTTCATAGAGATGGTGAACGGCACGGACAGTGAGGTGAGGTGTCTGGGCGGTCGAAGCCCCAAGTCTCAGGACAGTTACCCCGGCTCCCCCCGGCCCTTCAGCAGCCCCAGCCACAAAGCCAGCAGCTCCCAGCCCTACCTCCCAG ggTTCGACAGCAACTGCTGTAACGGCGTGACATCTAATAAGAGCCACAGCTCCTCCCCTCACAGTCACAAGCCCTGCCCCCCGAGCTCTGGCTCCACCCTCCCAGCGTCGGACATCAGCCTCAACGGGAGCCGCAGCCAGCAGCCCATCACCAG TAGCGATGTGGATATGGAGGTCGACCACTTCACCAACGGAGTGACAGAATCATCCTCCAATGGTTTCCTCAACGGCAGCTCCAAACACGCCACCGAGCCGGAAGACTGTGACGCGGACATGG AGGTGGAGTCGGCTCAGTCCAAAAGGCAGCTGTGCGGCGGGAGCCAGGCAGCCATCGAGAGAATGATCCATTTCGGCAGGGAGCTCCAGAGCATGAGCGAACACCTCCGCCGCGAGTGTGGCAAGAACTCCGCCAACAAGAAGATGCTCAAG GATGCGTTCAGCCTGCTGGCCTACTCAGACCCCTGGAACAGCCCGGTCGGCTACCAGCTGGACGCCATTCAGAGAGAGCCGGTCTGCTCCACTCTCAATAGTGCAATATTAG AGACTCACAACCTGCCCAAGCAGCCGCCGCTGGCTCAGGCCGTTGGTCAGGCCGCCCAGTGCCTCGCCATCATGGCACGAACTGGCAGCGGCTCCTGCGCCTTCGCCTCTGTGGACGATTACCTGCACTAG
- the ranbp9 gene encoding ran-binding protein 9 isoform X2, protein MSGQSSGCGFLMSVVVHGDSTLNEQEKELNQRLRRLYPAANETEAPLPRSWSPKDKFSYIGLSQNNLRVHYKGHGKTPKDAASVRATHPIPAACGVYYFEVKIISKGRDGYMGIGLSAQGVNMNRLPGWDKHSYGYHGDDGHSFCSSGTGQPYGPTFTTGDVIGCCVNLINNTCFYTKNGHSLGIAFTDLPPNLYPTVGLQTPGEVVDANFGQHPFVFDIEDYMREWRTKIQAQIDRFPIGEREGEWQSMIQKMVASYLVHHSYCATAEAFAKSTDQAVHEELASIKNRQKIQKLVLSGRMGEAIETTQQLYPNLLERNPDLLFMLKVRQFIEMVNGTDSEVRCLGGRSPKSQDSYPGSPRPFSSPSHKASSSQPYLPGFDSNCCNGVTSNKSHSSSPHSHKPCPPSSGSTLPASDISLNGSRSQQPITSDVDMEVDHFTNGVTESSSNGFLNGSSKHATEPEDCDADMEVESAQSKRQLCGGSQAAIERMIHFGRELQSMSEHLRRECGKNSANKKMLKDAFSLLAYSDPWNSPVGYQLDAIQREPVCSTLNSAILETHNLPKQPPLAQAVGQAAQCLAIMARTGSGSCAFASVDDYLH, encoded by the exons ATGTCAGGTCAGTCGTCAGGCTGCGGGTTTCTGATGTCGGTCGTCGTACACGGAGACTCGACTCTGAACGAGCAGGAGAAGGAGCTGAACCAGCGGCTGCGGAGACTCTACCCTGCCGCTAACGAGACCGAGGCTCCGCTGCCCCGCTCCTGGAGCCCGAAGGACAAGTTCAGCTACATCGGACTGTCCCAGAACAATCTCCGGGTTCACTATAAAG GTCATGGCAAAACTCCTAAAGATGCAGCCTCTGTACGGGCCACCCACCCCATCCCAGCAGCCTGCGGGGTCTACTACTTCGAGGTGAAGATCATCAGCAAAGGCCGAGATGG gtACATGGGCATCGGCCTCTCAGCTCAGGGTGTAAACATGAACAGACTCCCTG GTTGGGACAAGCACTCATACGGTTACCACGGAGACGACGGCCACTCCTTCTGCTCATCTGGCACCGGGCAACCCTACGGACCCACGTTTACAACGGGCGACGTGATTGGCTGCTGCGTTAACCTCATCAACAACACCTGCTTCTACACAAAGAACGGCCACAGCTTAG gTATCGCCTTCACAGACCTCCCA cctaACTTGTACCCGACGGTGGGCCTCCAGACTCCAGGGGAGGTGGTGGATGCAAACTTCGGCCAGCACCCCTTCGTGTTTGACATCGAGGACTACATGCGCGAGTGGAGGACGAAGATCCAGGCGCAGATCGACCGCTTCCCCATCGGAGAGCGCGAGGGCGAGTGGCAGTCCATGATCCAGAA GATGGTGGCTTCCTACCTGGTGCATCATAGCTATTGCGCCACGGCCGAAGCCTTCGCCAAATCCACAGACCAGGCCGTGCACGAGGAGCTGGCCTCcatcaaaaacagacaga AGATCCAGAAGCTGGTGTTGTCGGGCAGAATGGGCGAGGCCATCGAGACCACCCAGCAGCTGTACCCCAACCTCCTGGAGAGGAACCCTGACCTCCTCTTCATGCTCAA GGTGAGACAGTTCATAGAGATGGTGAACGGCACGGACAGTGAGGTGAGGTGTCTGGGCGGTCGAAGCCCCAAGTCTCAGGACAGTTACCCCGGCTCCCCCCGGCCCTTCAGCAGCCCCAGCCACAAAGCCAGCAGCTCCCAGCCCTACCTCCCAG ggTTCGACAGCAACTGCTGTAACGGCGTGACATCTAATAAGAGCCACAGCTCCTCCCCTCACAGTCACAAGCCCTGCCCCCCGAGCTCTGGCTCCACCCTCCCAGCGTCGGACATCAGCCTCAACGGGAGCCGCAGCCAGCAGCCCATCACCAG CGATGTGGATATGGAGGTCGACCACTTCACCAACGGAGTGACAGAATCATCCTCCAATGGTTTCCTCAACGGCAGCTCCAAACACGCCACCGAGCCGGAAGACTGTGACGCGGACATGG AGGTGGAGTCGGCTCAGTCCAAAAGGCAGCTGTGCGGCGGGAGCCAGGCAGCCATCGAGAGAATGATCCATTTCGGCAGGGAGCTCCAGAGCATGAGCGAACACCTCCGCCGCGAGTGTGGCAAGAACTCCGCCAACAAGAAGATGCTCAAG GATGCGTTCAGCCTGCTGGCCTACTCAGACCCCTGGAACAGCCCGGTCGGCTACCAGCTGGACGCCATTCAGAGAGAGCCGGTCTGCTCCACTCTCAATAGTGCAATATTAG AGACTCACAACCTGCCCAAGCAGCCGCCGCTGGCTCAGGCCGTTGGTCAGGCCGCCCAGTGCCTCGCCATCATGGCACGAACTGGCAGCGGCTCCTGCGCCTTCGCCTCTGTGGACGATTACCTGCACTAG